CTTACAGACGCCTTTATTCAGGGTTAGAAATAAAAAAGAGACAATCTATTGTTACAATGACGAAGAAAGGCAGCGAGCAATACTAAAGCTTGGAGGAAAGCCGGAAATTACCCGATTTAAAGGTTTGGGGGAAATTTCTCCTGATGAATTCGGCCTTTTCATCGGAAAAGATATGCGTTTGGATCCTGTAATCCTTTCTAAAGATCAGAAAATACAGCAGCTGCTAGCCTATTATATGGGTAAAAACACACCCGATCGACAGAAGCATATCGTCAATAATCTTCGGATCGAGCAAGATGTTTTAGCAGAGGAAGAAGCGTTGAAAGAAAAGAGTTTAAAAGAAGCCGTGTAGCACAAGGAAATGGAGCAGACATTAATCCTTATACAGTGCACAGATGCCGTAGGCTTGGTGTCTTCGATAGCGCATGTCGTGGCAGATCATCGGCTTAATATTGTTACCATGCGTGAGTATGTGGAAGAGGCTTCCAAGCGCTTTTTTGCGCGTATAGTCTGTACCGGTGAACTGTTGGATGTGCAAAGGCTAACGGCAGAACTGGCGGGAGCCCTGCCTAAAGGTGCACAGGTGAAGGTTAACCCTCCGAAACAGAAACGCCTAGCGGTTCTGGTTACAAAAGAACCGCACTGTTTGGGAGATACGTTGGTCCGCCACTTTTTTAATGTCTTAGGAGCTGAAATATGTTGCGTAATAGGTAATTACGATAATTTGCGTGAATTTACAGAGCGGTTTGATGTACCCTTTCATTATGTCACGCATGAAGGTAAAAGTAAAGACGATTTTGAGCGTGAACTCCATAAAACTATTTACAGCTATCGTCCGGATTTTGTGGTGTTAGCTAAGTTCATGCGTATATTGTCTCCTATCTTTGTAGCGCATTACAGTGGGAAGATTGTTAACATCCATCACTCTTTTCTACCGGCTTTTGTCGGCGCAAACCCTTACCAACAAGCATATACCAGAGGGGTGAAGCTGATCGGTGCCACGGCACATTTTGTAACTGATGATTTGGACGAAGGGCCAATTATTGCGCAAGATATAAAACCGGTAAATCATACCTATACAGCAAATGATATGAGGAGAGCAGGCAAAGAGATCGAAAAGGCCGTGCTGAACAAGGCTTTATCACTCATCATTGAAGATAGGGTGTTTATTACGGGAAATAAAACCGTGGTTTTCGATTAGGTCATGAGCCGTGTAAAAGTATAGTGTTCAAACCTCCGGTTCCGCTCCTTAGCTATATTATAAGCCTGAAAAGATATGAATAAACCGGCTCATGCAAGCTTCATTGCCATAAAAATAAACCGAGTGTAACGAGCTCATTTATTCCATTGAACGCTTACGCTCATAAATAATTATTCGAATGAAAAAACTGATAACGATCTGTAGCTTTTTCTTACTGGGAACAATAACTTTCGTCTTTGCACAGCAAAAAGAAAGTTATCCCTTTGAAAAGGAAATTATCGCATTCAAAAAGCTCGACGCTGCAAAGACACCTGAAAAGAACGGGGTACTCTTTATCGGAAGCTCATCGATCAGGTTATGGGACGATCTGGAAAAACGATTTTCAGATAAACCCATCATTAAACGAGGGGTAGGAGGTTGTGAATTGTCACATTTCGTTGATCACTATATGGATGCTATCGTATACCCCTATAAGGCTAGGCAAATATTCGTGTATGCTGGAGAAAATGATATTGTTAATGGTAAAAAACCAAAAGAGGTTGCTGATAATTTCAAAAAGCTGTGGGAAATGATCCGCGAAAAGCAACCCGATGTCTCCATTTTTTACTTGTCTATAAAGCCAAGCAGCAGCCGTACTGACCTGCAAAGTAAGTTTGAAAGGACTAATCTTAGGATCAAGAAATTTCTCCGGGGTAAAGCAAACGGAACCTATATAGACCTTGCTTCGGTAGTAGAAGGCCCAGATGGCAAACCAAACGATAATTTGTTTGAATCCGATCGTCTACATCTGAACAGCAGAGGTTATGATCGTTGGGAAGTCGTTTTACGGCAGTTTGTGAAGTAACCGGGGTTTCACTATAGCACAGAGTTGATATAAACAAAAGCTCGCAATAGGCGAGCTTTTGTTGTTACTGGTACAGCCTTTATCGTTTTATAACGCTATCAAGTTATGTCGCACTTAGTAGTTCTTCTGATGAACTAATTGTAAAAAATCCTTCAATTATTGGTGTTTTTCTTAATATTTAGAGGAAGTCATTAGCAATTTATAACTTTTTTTTGTTTCATAATTTTCTATGCTTATGTTTACAGCCGCCATTTAAATTAAAACCTCATTAGATGATACTACTTAATCAATTTATAGAATCTAATATCTGCTGCGTAATCAAGATAAACGTAATCTGTACAGTTATAGCCTGCTAAATCATTTTTTTAATAAACACCTACTATTATGAACATTAATTACAGACCTACTAAAAAGGTTTTGTTTCCCATGCTGGTGCTTGCACTGGGCTTTTCGCCGAATGTCGGACTAGCAGGGAAATCGGTTGTGGCCGATCCCTTAAAGGCTTCCAGAACCTTGAAACAGCAACAACAAACCATTACGGGAAAAGTTAACTCCATGACTGGAAACGAGGGTGTCCCTGGAGTAAGTGTACTCATCAAAGGAACACAGAGAGGCACTAGTACAGATGGCGATGGCCAATTCAGCTTGGAAAACGTACCTGCCAATGCTACTTTGGTTTTTACGATGGTGGGGTACAAAACCCACGAAGAGCCTGTGGGCGATCAGACGACCATAACCGTTGTGCTACAAGATGATCTTGCAAATCTAGAGGAGGTCGTTGTGGTGGGGTATGGAACACAGAAGAAAGAAACCGTGACAGGTTCGGTAACAACCGTTAGAAGTGAAGAGTTGGTCAAATCGCCTTCATTAAATGTTTCCAATTCATTGGCAGGAAGGTTGCCAGGGGTAATCGCTACCCAGGCCAGTGGAGAGCCGGGTGCTGATGGTTCCAACTTACAGATCAGAGGAACAAACACCTTGGGAAACAGCAGCCCTTTGGTTGTGATCGATGGTATACCGGCCAGAACGGGGGGTATCGAACGCTTAAACCCTGCTGACATTGACAACATTTCCGTATTGAAGGATGCCGCAGCGGCAATTTACGGTGCTCGGGCAGCAAACGGGGTGATTCTTGTAACTACCAAAAGAGGTAAATCGGGTAGGCCGCTTTTATCCTACACGTATAACCAGGGGTTCGCCCAACCTACCGTCATTCCAAAATTAACCGACGCCGTCCAGTACGCTGAAATGCGAAATGAATTAGAACTCTTCAAATTGCCGGTGGCAGAGTGGGGAGAGGCGAATGGCGCATTGAGAGACCAAGGTAGCTACACACGGCCAAATGGATCCGTGCTTACCGCTCCTTTCTCCCCGGAAGCTTTTCAACTTTTTAGAGATGGTTCAGACCCATGGGGGCATCCCAATACGGATTGGTACGGCGAAACCTTAAAAACCTTTTCACCACAAAGCCGACACAATGTACAACTTACAGGTGGTTCAGAAAACTTTCAGTACTTAACCTCCATCGGTTATCAAAATCAAGATGGTTATTACAAAAACTCTGCAACAGGTTATAAACAGTATGATATGCGGATCAATCTTGATGCCAAGATAAGTAAGTATATCGACGCGAAAATCGGTGTATTAGGTCGTCAGGAAAACCGCAATTATCCTACGAAATCTGCAGGTACAATCTTTCGGATGCTGATGCGTGGAAACCCAACGATGCCAGCTTATTGGCCAAATGGTATGCCCGGTCCAGATATCGAAAATGGAGAGAACCCGGTAGTTATCACTACCGATCAAACCGGATATGACAGAAATAAACAATACTTCTTTCAAACGAACGGTCAATTGGATATTCAGATTCCATGGGTAGAAGGTCTAAAATTCACGGGTACAGCGGCCATCGATAAATTTGTTCGTCAAGGTAAAAGATGGGAAACTCCATGGTATCTATACACTTGGCAGGGAGCTTATGAGGACGATGGTGTGACGCCTGCCCTTGTGCGGGGGGAACGTGGCTTTCCTGATCCTCGCTTGACGCAGGAGAATGAAGACCAGCTTAATATTATGCTCGGAGGAGTCTTGAACTATGATCGCTCTTTTGGTGACCATCAATTCAATATCATGGCAGGATTGAATAGAGAAACCATTGATAATGATAATTTCAGTGCCTTTAGAAGGTTCTTCATTTCAAACGCGATTGATTATCTGATTGCTGGTGGTGAACGGGAGAAAGACAATAATGGAGGAG
This Olivibacter sp. SDN3 DNA region includes the following protein-coding sequences:
- the purU gene encoding formyltetrahydrofolate deformylase, translating into MEQTLILIQCTDAVGLVSSIAHVVADHRLNIVTMREYVEEASKRFFARIVCTGELLDVQRLTAELAGALPKGAQVKVNPPKQKRLAVLVTKEPHCLGDTLVRHFFNVLGAEICCVIGNYDNLREFTERFDVPFHYVTHEGKSKDDFERELHKTIYSYRPDFVVLAKFMRILSPIFVAHYSGKIVNIHHSFLPAFVGANPYQQAYTRGVKLIGATAHFVTDDLDEGPIIAQDIKPVNHTYTANDMRRAGKEIEKAVLNKALSLIIEDRVFITGNKTVVFD
- a CDS encoding GDSL-type esterase/lipase family protein — protein: MKKLITICSFFLLGTITFVFAQQKESYPFEKEIIAFKKLDAAKTPEKNGVLFIGSSSIRLWDDLEKRFSDKPIIKRGVGGCELSHFVDHYMDAIVYPYKARQIFVYAGENDIVNGKKPKEVADNFKKLWEMIREKQPDVSIFYLSIKPSSSRTDLQSKFERTNLRIKKFLRGKANGTYIDLASVVEGPDGKPNDNLFESDRLHLNSRGYDRWEVVLRQFVK
- a CDS encoding TonB-dependent receptor, with product MNINYRPTKKVLFPMLVLALGFSPNVGLAGKSVVADPLKASRTLKQQQQTITGKVNSMTGNEGVPGVSVLIKGTQRGTSTDGDGQFSLENVPANATLVFTMVGYKTHEEPVGDQTTITVVLQDDLANLEEVVVVGYGTQKKETVTGSVTTVRSEELVKSPSLNVSNSLAGRLPGVIATQASGEPGADGSNLQIRGTNTLGNSSPLVVIDGIPARTGGIERLNPADIDNISVLKDAAAAIYGARAANGVILVTTKRGKSGRPLLSYTYNQGFAQPTVIPKLTDAVQYAEMRNELELFKLPVAEWGEANGALRDQGSYTRPNGSVLTAPFSPEAFQLFRDGSDPWGHPNTDWYGETLKTFSPQSRHNVQLTGGSENFQYLTSIGYQNQDGYYKNSATGYKQYDMRINLDAKISKYIDAKIGVLGRQENRNYPTKSAGTIFRMLMRGNPTMPAYWPNGMPGPDIENGENPVVITTDQTGYDRNKQYFFQTNGQLDIQIPWVEGLKFTGTAAIDKFVRQGKRWETPWYLYTWQGAYEDDGVTPALVRGERGFPDPRLTQENEDQLNIMLGGVLNYDRSFGDHQFNIMAGLNRETIDNDNFSAFRRFFISNAIDYLIAGGEREKDNNGGAWQQARLNYFGRVGYNYKEKYLLEFLWRYDGSYMFPRDSRFGFFPGVLGGWRISEENFWKENVSFINYLKLRGSWGRMGNDNIYFNNNYQEGDLLGDDASLQEYQYFSTYGFGTYIVDGQLVKSLYESRVPNTMVTWEVADNYNIGLDGQLFDGKINFEFDVFMNNRSNILWQRNASIPQSTGMTLPAENIGRVTNRGWEFNIGYNGAAGEFKYNVSVNGGYTKNKIMFWDEAPGAPEWQRATGRVTDAQLYYIYDGVFRDEEDIANNTVDYSAVTNNIRPGDMKYLDYDGDGKITPDDRVRRDRNRQPRFQGGLNIGLQYKNFDLTVLFQGAAGGELRVGTDESGAIGNYLHEFYENRWTVDNPSSEHPRITDRSDQYYSNNNTYWLQSTNYIRLKNLELGYTLPTHLGERVGISNLRIYASGFNLLTFSKMKAYDPESTNVLGQYYPQSRIINMGLAVTF